TCTTGAGCAGGTCGCGGACCTCCATCTCCACGAGCTCGCGCAGCTCGGGGTCGTCCAGCATGTCGACCTTGTTCAGGAAGACCACGATGTAGGGCACGCCCACCTGGCGGGCGAGCAGGATGTGCTCACGCGTCTGGGGCATCGGACCGTCGGCGGCCGAGACCACGAGGATGGCGCCGTCCATCTGCGCCGCGCCCGTGATCATGTTCTTGACGTAGTCGGCGTGGCCCGGGCAGTCGACGTGCGCGTAGTGACGGTTCTTCGTCTGGTACTCCACGTGCGCCGTGGAGATGGTGATGCCGCGCTCGCGCTCCTCGGGGGCCTTGTCGATCTGGTCGTACGCGAGGAACGTCGCGCCGCCCGTCTTCGCCAGCACCTTGGTGATGGCCGCCGTCAGAGAGGTCTTGCCGTGGTCAACGTGGCCAATGGTGCCGATGTTGACGTGGGGCTTAGTTCTTTCGAACTTTTCCTTGGACATAACGCTCCTCGAAAAAATGGAGCCCCGAACCAGGATTGAACTGGTGACCTCATCCTTACCAAGGATGCGCTCTGCCAACTGAGCTATCGGGGCTTGTATCTGCGACTACAACAACTGGAGCGGGAAATGGGACTCGAACCCACGACATTCAGCTTGGAAGGCTGACGCTCTACCAACTGAGCTATTCCCGCGATGCCGATGGAGGGGGTTGGATTCGAACCAACGAAGGCGTAGAGCCGGCAGATTTACAGTCTGCTCCCTTTGGCCACTTGGGTACCCCTCCTTGACGCTCTCCTCAACTACCTCAAGACCGCGCTTTCTTCCTACTGCTTTTTTGCCCCGGGCCCTCATCCGCGGCCCCGTGCTTGGCCGGCGGCGGGACTTGAACCCGCGACCTACTGATTACAAATCAGTTGCTCTACCGACTGAGCTACACCGGCGTCCATCACTCCGGCTGCTTCTTCCCCCGACCCGCCCTTCCCTTCGCCGGGACCGCCTACCGCCCGTCCCGTCGAGGCGCGCCCTTTTAGAAGTCCCCGCCGTCCAAGTCAAGGAGTTTGATCCGGACGGTTCATCTTCCTGCACCGGGGCGTGACATCCCCCGCTGCCGGGCGGCCTCGTATAGCAGAATCGCCGCCGAAACGGACGCATTCAGGGAACCCACCTGACCGAGCATCGGAATCCTGAGCCGGAAGTCACAGTGCTCGAGGACCCCCTGACGCACGCCCGCCCCCTCGGCCCCCACGACCAGCGCCAACGGGCCGTCCAGCCGGGCGCTCCACATGGGCTCGTTCGAGTGCGGATCCGCCGCGGCGATCCACACCCCCGCCTCCTTCAGCTCCTCCAGTGTCCGCGACAGGTTGACCACCCGCGCGATGGGACAGTGCTCCACCGCCCCCGCCGAGGCCTTGGCCACCACTCCCGTCACCGGCACCGCCCGGTCCTTGGCGATGATCACCCCGTGTGCCCCCAGCGCGTGCGCCGAACGCACGATGGCCCCGAAGTTGTGCGGATCCTGGATTCCGTCCAGGACCACCAGCAGTGGAGGCCGCCCGCTCGCCTCGGCCGCATCCAGCAGATCCTGAACATCCGCGTACTCGAAGCCCCGCAGCTCGGCCACCACCCCCTGGTGCACCCCTCCGTCGGTCAGCGCCGCCAGGCGCTCCCGAGGCACCCGCTCCACCCGGATGCCCGCGTCCCTCGCGCGGCTGAAGATCTCCGCCGCCGCCTTCGCCGCCAGCTGCCCCTCGGTGATGAGCAGGCGCTCCACCCGCTCCGCGTGCGCCCGCAACGACTCGAGCACCGGGTTCACTCCGTACACGTAGCGCTGCTGCTCGCCACGCTCGCGGTCTCCTCCGCGCTCGCGGTCTCCCCCACGCTCACTGCCCCTGGACGAACGCTGGCGTGCCACGAGCTAGAGGACCTCGACGGGGATGGAGAACGTCTTCTGCTGCCGGGCGCAGAGCGACTCCGTGCAGATGAAGAAGGTGAGCTTCGCGTCCACCGTGCCCTTGCCGGCCGCCGAGGCCTTGAACGGCACCTCGAAGCGCGGATCCACGAACTGCTGCCCCGCGGCCTTCTTCGCCACCGAGTCCGTCAGCGCCAGCTTCTCCTTGGCGGGCGTGAGCTGCGTCCCCTTGAGCTCCAGCTTCAGCGGCGCCTCGTCGGACACGTGGGCACCCTGCTTGCTCTTGATGGACAACACGAACACGCCCTGCTCGCCGGCCTTCACCTGGGTGGACGTGCCCTCCGTGCTCACCTCATAGAGGGTCGTGGGATCCACCTGCCCCTCGGCATGAACCCGGGTGCAGACGAGGGCCACCACCGCGGCGGCCAGCGAAGTGATGCGTCGGACGTGCAGCATGTTTCGTTCTCCTTCGTCGGTCGGGTCCACCCTATAACCGACACCCCGATGCCCGGGGGCTCTTTCTGCTCACGCACCACCCGACGAGGCCTTGGAGACACGCTTCCGCCGGGGCGGTACCGTCGGCTCCGGCAGTCCCACCTTCGGGCCCCCGGCTCCCAGTTCCTCGGCGCGCTGGATGATGACGCTGGCCAGGTCCAACCCCGTGGCCTTCTCCATCTCCGGAAGGGCCGGGGAGCTGTTGACCTCGAATACCTTGGGGTGCCCCTCCTCCACGTCGAGCAGGTCCACCGCCGCGACTTCCAGGCCCACCAGCATGGCCGTCTTCTCCGCCGCCTGCCGGTGGGACTCCGTGAGCTGGATGCCCTCCAGCCTCGCTCCCCGGTTCAGCGTGTAGGACAACCGGCCGATCCTCGGCCGACGCCGCACCGCCGCCACCGCACGCCCTCCCACCACCAGCACCCGCACGTCCTTCCCGGTGTTCTCCACGTACTGCTGGACGACCAGGTTGTGGCCCAGCCCGAGGATGGCCTCGAGTGCCGCCTCCAGCGACTGGAGGCTCTCGCACACCATCACCCCGTGCTTCTCCTGGCCCTGCAGCAGCTTCACCAACACCGGCACGCCCCCCACCAGGCCCACCATCTCCTTCAGGTCCCCCGCGTCACGCGCCATCACCGTCGCCGGGATGTGGATGCCGTGCGCCGACAGCAGCTGCAACGAGCGCATCTTGTTGCGCGACTCGGCGATCGCCCGCGCCGTGTTCACCAGCGGTACCCCGCACATGGCGAACTGGTTCACCACCGCCAACCCATAGTTGCTGATGGACTGCGCGATGCGCGGAATGACCACGTCGCACGGGGACAGCTTGCGGCGCCGGTAGTAGAGGTTGGCGCTCTGTCCGTCCAGGTGCATCTCCACCCGGACCGGGTTGAGCACTCGCACCTGGTGCCCTCTCGCTCGCCCCGCCTCGACAAGACGTCTGGTGGACGAAATGGAAGCGGAGCGCGAAAGGATGGTGATCTTCATGGGCGGCGGGAGCCGGAGACATAGCCCCGACCCCTCACCGCGTAAAGCCGCCCCTGCGGGCTACCGCTTCCGGACGGCTCGCACTTCGATGTTCGCCGGGTTGGCCGGCGTGGACTCCCCGAGGCGCGAGCACACGGAGCCCGTGAACCTGATGGTGTCGCCCGACATGGTCCACGTGTCCGGACCCTGATCCAGGCGCTCGCCGTTCAGGTACACCACCACCAGATCATCGGTGGTCGGAAGCTCCTCGGGATCGAAGGTCAGCAGGCAGGGATCCGATCCGATCTTCTTGCCGATCTCCTTCAGCGCGTTCACCAGCTCGGACCTGTTGGCCGCCTGATAGAAGCCGCGATTGCACAGCCCCGCGGCCTTGTCGCACGTATCACCCGTGCCACAGTCCAGGTCCACCTTGCACGTACGCGCGAAGCCACCCGCCCGGGCCATGGCGTCGAGCGTCGCCGCGCCCCGACGTCCCGGCTCGCTGCCCGCGTTGAAGTCCGCTCCGAAGCCGATGACGATGGTCTGGATGTTCTTGGCGCGCAGCTTCTCCACCGCCGCCACCGAGGCGTCCTTGTCGAGGCAGCCGTCCTCCGGGGCGAACTCGCAGCCACCTTCCAGCGTGCAGAAGCACCCGGCGTTCGGGTACGGCGTCGGGAACTGCGCGTTGCAGTTGGGCAGACCGTCCGTCAGCACCACCACGAAGTCGGAGCGCTCGTCCGTCTGCAACTCCGGAAGCTTGCCCACGTACTCGAGGCTCAGACCCGTGGGCGTTCCCCCGATGGGAACCCGGGCGTTCGTCGGGGTCGCGTAGGTGGTGATGCTCTGGATCTCAGCCAACACACTCTTGGCGTTGGCGTCGAGCGTGGCATCGTCCTCCTTGTCCGCGGTGGGCAGCGGAATCGCGACCGAGCCCGTGGAACCGCAGTAATCGTCCGACGGATAGGTGGTGAGGCCAAAGCGGGCAATCGTCCCGCTGCTCCCCAGGAAGTCCCCCATCGCCTTCTGCAGCGCGCTCCAGCGCGTGTCACAGCCGCTCGCGATGGGGCACTGGAACGTCTCGTCACCGCAGGTCACGTTGTTCCGCTTGCAGGCGGCGAGGCTCGGGTCCGCCGGCGCCGTCATCGAGCCGGACGTGTCCACCAACAGCATCAGGTTCGGCTTGCGCTCTCGCGCTTCGATCCGCCGCGTCTCCGTCGTCTGGGTGATGGCGAGCGGCTCCACCGGCTCGAAGTCATAGGTCTGGCATCCCGTGGCAAGAACTCCACCCAGGGTGCCCACCACCAGGGCGCTCAGAAGGTTCAGCTTGGCGCGCATAGATTGAAGTCGCTCCTCGATAATCAGCGCGGGTCGTGCCCGCGTTCACAGGGAACCGGCCCTGAAAGCGCGCCGAGGATACCCTCTCGCACGCGCTCTCGGCCAGCCTTCCCCGCAGGCCTACCTAGAGGGCAAGGGTGCGTACACCCTCGACATTTTCTTCTCGGTGTGGGGGAGGCGGCGATTGTCCTCCACCTCAACACCACCACGCTTCAACAATCCATTCTCAACGAAAGGCACTCGCGGTTCTCAACGAAAGCACCCCGGGTGCATCCCATCCGCACTGGCCTCCGGCCTATAACCAGGGTCCGTCGAACGTCCGTCCGAGGGAGCCTCCCCATGTCATCCTCCCCTCCCCCCGCCTCCCTGCCCTCCCGCGAGTGGTGCGCCCACCTCGCCCGAGTCAGCGCGCTCGCCTCCCTGCTCCTGACGAGCCCCGCGCACTTCGGGCAGGCCTCCGCCGCCAGGATGCCGCCCGCCTCCCCCAGCGCGCCCAGGGCCCCCGGGACGTTGCACCAGGAGATCCTCCGCCTGCTGGAGAGCCCCGAGTCCCTCCCGCGCGAGGCCGATTGGGCTCCCCTGGGCCCCGAGGCCCTCACCGAGCTCTCCGGGCTCGCCAGCAACCCCGACGCCCCAGAGCCTCGACGCACCCGCGCCGTCGCCGCCATGGCCGTGGTCTCCCACCCCGAGGCCTCCCAGCGGCTCCAGCAGCTCCTTCGCAGCTCCGAGGCTCCCCCCTCCCTGCGCGCCGCCGCCACCCTCGCCCTGGGCCGCCGCGCGGGACTCGAGGCCGTTCCCCTCCTGATGCCCCTCCTGGAGGACCGCAATGAGCAGGTGCGCGCCACCGCCGCCCAAGCCGTCGGACGCATGGGGGGCCCCGAGGCTCGCAAGGTCCTGGAGGAGCGGTTGCCCCTCGAGGAGAACCTGGAGGTTCGCGAGGCCATCCAGCGCGGGTTGAGCTACATCGAACCGTAAGGGAGGCTCGCATCGGGAGGGGGCTTCCATTAGATGGGGGCCATGCGCCCCACCGTCCTCCTCTTCGATATCGATGGCACCCTCGTCACCACCGGCGGCGCAGGCCGTCGTGCCATGAATCTCGCCTTCCAGAAGCTTCATGGCCGCCCCGATGCCTGTGACTCCTTCAGCATGTCCGGCATGACCGACCGCGCCATCGTCCGCAAGGCGCTCGACACCATCGGCGTCCACCCCTCCCCCGAGGCCATCTCCGCCGTCATCGACTCCTACCTCCAGTTCCTCGCCGAGGAGGTCCCCCGCGTCGATGACCGCGACTACCGCCTCCACCCCGGCATGCGCGAGGCCGTCGAGACCGCCCTCTCCCGCAAGGGCTTCGCCGTCGGGCTCGGCACCGGCAACGTGCGCGAGGGCGCTCGCATCAAGCTCGAGCGCGTCCGCATCCATGACCGCTTCTCCTTCGGTGGTTTCGGCTGCGACCACGAGGACCGCGTCGAGCTCATCCGCCATGGCGCCCGCGGCGGTGCCGCCCTGCTCGGTGTCCCCCTCGAGGAGTGCCGTGTCGTCGTCATCGGTG
The sequence above is a segment of the Archangium lipolyticum genome. Coding sequences within it:
- a CDS encoding GTP-binding protein, whose amino-acid sequence is MSKEKFERTKPHVNIGTIGHVDHGKTSLTAAITKVLAKTGGATFLAYDQIDKAPEERERGITISTAHVEYQTKNRHYAHVDCPGHADYVKNMITGAAQMDGAILVVSAADGPMPQTREHILLARQVGVPYIVVFLNKVDMLDDPELRELVEMEVRDLLK
- the rlmB gene encoding 23S rRNA (guanosine(2251)-2'-O)-methyltransferase RlmB, yielding MARQRSSRGSERGGDRERGGDRERGEQQRYVYGVNPVLESLRAHAERVERLLITEGQLAAKAAAEIFSRARDAGIRVERVPRERLAALTDGGVHQGVVAELRGFEYADVQDLLDAAEASGRPPLLVVLDGIQDPHNFGAIVRSAHALGAHGVIIAKDRAVPVTGVVAKASAGAVEHCPIARVVNLSRTLEELKEAGVWIAAADPHSNEPMWSARLDGPLALVVGAEGAGVRQGVLEHCDFRLRIPMLGQVGSLNASVSAAILLYEAARQRGMSRPGAGR
- a CDS encoding ATP-grasp domain-containing protein; protein product: MKITILSRSASISSTRRLVEAGRARGHQVRVLNPVRVEMHLDGQSANLYYRRRKLSPCDVVIPRIAQSISNYGLAVVNQFAMCGVPLVNTARAIAESRNKMRSLQLLSAHGIHIPATVMARDAGDLKEMVGLVGGVPVLVKLLQGQEKHGVMVCESLQSLEAALEAILGLGHNLVVQQYVENTGKDVRVLVVGGRAVAAVRRRPRIGRLSYTLNRGARLEGIQLTESHRQAAEKTAMLVGLEVAAVDLLDVEEGHPKVFEVNSSPALPEMEKATGLDLASVIIQRAEELGAGGPKVGLPEPTVPPRRKRVSKASSGGA
- the cglB gene encoding adventurous gliding motility lipoprotein CglB, which codes for MRAKLNLLSALVVGTLGGVLATGCQTYDFEPVEPLAITQTTETRRIEARERKPNLMLLVDTSGSMTAPADPSLAACKRNNVTCGDETFQCPIASGCDTRWSALQKAMGDFLGSSGTIARFGLTTYPSDDYCGSTGSVAIPLPTADKEDDATLDANAKSVLAEIQSITTYATPTNARVPIGGTPTGLSLEYVGKLPELQTDERSDFVVVLTDGLPNCNAQFPTPYPNAGCFCTLEGGCEFAPEDGCLDKDASVAAVEKLRAKNIQTIVIGFGADFNAGSEPGRRGAATLDAMARAGGFARTCKVDLDCGTGDTCDKAAGLCNRGFYQAANRSELVNALKEIGKKIGSDPCLLTFDPEELPTTDDLVVVYLNGERLDQGPDTWTMSGDTIRFTGSVCSRLGESTPANPANIEVRAVRKR
- a CDS encoding HEAT repeat domain-containing protein; translated protein: MSSSPPPASLPSREWCAHLARVSALASLLLTSPAHFGQASAARMPPASPSAPRAPGTLHQEILRLLESPESLPREADWAPLGPEALTELSGLASNPDAPEPRRTRAVAAMAVVSHPEASQRLQQLLRSSEAPPSLRAAATLALGRRAGLEAVPLLMPLLEDRNEQVRATAAQAVGRMGGPEARKVLEERLPLEENLEVREAIQRGLSYIEP
- a CDS encoding HAD family hydrolase, coding for MGAMRPTVLLFDIDGTLVTTGGAGRRAMNLAFQKLHGRPDACDSFSMSGMTDRAIVRKALDTIGVHPSPEAISAVIDSYLQFLAEEVPRVDDRDYRLHPGMREAVETALSRKGFAVGLGTGNVREGARIKLERVRIHDRFSFGGFGCDHEDRVELIRHGARGGAALLGVPLEECRVVVIGDTPKDVAAAKGIGATCIGVGTGSFTPEALIASGAEYAFPDFTAREALAALLDGR